A genomic segment from Zygotorulaspora mrakii chromosome 1, complete sequence encodes:
- the TOM40 gene encoding TOM complex pore protein TOM40 (similar to Saccharomyces cerevisiae TOM40 (YMR203W); ancestral locus Anc_6.302), whose protein sequence is MATPVTLTDFSKIPSMPGVTPMTPDQSKGGFWSSNPLSSFFFETYKTVASHRQSLALVNPGTVENLNKEVSRDVFLSQYFFTGLRADLNKAFSLNPAFQTSHTFSIGSNALPNYAFSALFADDNLFVQGNLDNEFSLSGRVNYGWNKNNISKVNLQLAKGQPAMCQLEQDYQGSDYSINLKSLNPSVSPEGLFNGVAVGSLLQSITPQLSLGLEVLYSRGQGSGAADAGVSYLTRYVSKKQDWIFSGQMQANGALIASFWRKVTPSVEAGIETTLQAGMVPITDPVVGTPIGIQPVVEGSTTIGAKYEYRQSVYRGSIDSTGKVACFLERKILPTLSVLFCGEIDHFKQESKLGCGLQFETAGNEELLMMQQGLDVNGNPLQLPPQV, encoded by the coding sequence ATGGCGACTCCTGTAACGCTAACCGATTTCAGTAAGATCCCTTCTATGCCGGGAGTTACACCAATGACACCGGATCAATCGAAAGGTGGGTTTTGGTCTTCAAACCCTTTATCcagtttcttctttgagaCCTATAAAACCGTGGCCTCTCACAGACAATCGCTAGCACTAGTCAACCCTGGTACTGTAGAGAATTTAAATAAAGAAGTTTCTCGTgatgtttttttatcacaGTATTTTTTCACTGGTCTAAGAGCTGATTTGAATAAGgctttttcattgaatcCAGCATTCCAAACGTCTCATACTTTCTCCATTGGTTCGAATGCATTGCCAAACTATGCATTCTCAGCTTTATTTGCTGACGATAACTTGTTCGTGCAAGGTAATCTGGATAACGAGTTTTCTCTATCTGGTAGAGTAAACTATGGATGGAATAAGAATAACATTTCCAAAGTCAACTTACAACTTGCTAAAGGCCAACCTGCTATGTGTCAACTAGAACAAGATTATCAGGGTTCAGATTATTCTATAAACCTAAAATCATTAAATCCATCCGTAAGTCCAGAAGGTCTTTTTAACGGTGTTGCCGTCGGGTCTTTATTGCAAAGTATTACACCGCAATTGTCACTTGGTTTGGAAGTGTTATACTCCAGAGGACAAGGATCTGGAGCAGCAGATGCTGGCGTATCTTATTTGACTCGTTATGTCTCAAAGAAGCAAGATTGGATTTTTTCGGGTCAAATGCAAGCTAATGGTGCATTGattgcttctttttggagaaaagtGACTCCAAGTGTTGAAGCGGGTATTGAAACCACTTTACAAGCCGGTATGGTACCAATTACTGATCCTGTTGTGGGAACTCCAATTGGCATTCAACCTGTTGTAGAAGGTTCAACAACTATTGGTGCTAAATATGAGTATAGGCAATCTGTTTATCGTGGTTCAATCGATTCTACAGGTAAAGTCGCATgctttttggaaagaaaaattctaCCAACTTTATCAGTTTTATTCTGTGGTGAAATTGACCACTTTAAGCAAGAAAGTAAATTGGGTTGCGGTTTACAATTTGAAACTGCAGGTAATGAAGAATTGTTAATGATGCAACAAGGTTTGGATGTTAATGGTAACCCATTACAGCTCCCACCTCAAgtgtaa
- the INP1 gene encoding Inp1p (similar to Saccharomyces cerevisiae INP1 (YMR204C); ancestral locus Anc_6.303): protein MSTTATRRSESQTTTSNASESRLHVPSQSSSNTQLQNSPKKKQSFALRSLKDSLKFKGSSNHKKNVDSRTAAETPRMSKVRNGLPMGHASVRSKQRLSAQRVSLFKYEKVRAMSCSVESGTRRGSESSSSTMTLKSGETTSDASLQSRSSVKLKPTALIASGALEVYQISTPNLNPNQKTQEMNYLSLGRKDTVVHPILPRLQVSKLEHCGQKFLISFYNPERYWEIEFLSCKDPKATSDAIKEFESVISKICIFTTQEQKFDSLDRECRNTKNQGEISNDSLASQNSLLRGDIQEKKINEDEDDDLSYLLVEDNTGSLRSRKEAAIHSTGKADSDDSINEAFKRAIQNFKPSSSQRSHDWYHGSAPSSRRFSSYQAVSNFSNERTDIISKRFSSFSIEINNG, encoded by the coding sequence atgaGCACTACCGCAACAAGACGCTCAGAATCCCAGACAACGACGTCTAATGCCTCAGAATCGCGTCTCCATGTCCCATCACAATCTTCATCAAACACACAATTGCAAAATAGCCCCAAGAAGAAACAAAGCTTTGCCTTGAGGTCCTTGAAAGACTCCCTCAAATTTAAAGGGTCATCAAATCATAAGAAAAATGTGGATTCAAGAACAGCTGCAGAGACACCTCGCATGTCGAAAGTACGAAACGGTTTACCTATGGGGCATGCAAGTGTAAGGTCTAAACAGAGGCTGTCAGCCCAAAGAGTTTCACTGTTCAAGTACGAAAAAGTTAGAGCCATGAGCTGCTCAGTAGAGTCAGGAACGAGAAGAGGTTCGGAATCTTCTTCAAGCACGatgactttgaaaagtgGTGAGACTACAAGTGATGCCAGTCTACAGAGCCGAAGTAGTGTCAAATTGAAACCGACAGCTTTAATAGCCAGTGGTGCATTGGAAGTTTATCAGATTTCTACGCCCAATCTGAATCCTAACCAGAAGACGCAGGAAATGAATTATTTGTCGTTGGGCCGTAAGGATACTGTCGTTCATCCCATATTGCCACGTCTTCAGGTTAGCAAGTTAGAGCACTGTGGGCAGAAATTTCTTATCTCATTTTATAATCCAGAGCGATATTGGGAAATTGAGTTCCTTTCTTGCAAAGATCCCAAAGCTACTTCTGACGCGattaaagaatttgaatccGTTATTTCCAAGATATGTATATTCACCACACAGGAACAAAAGTTTGACTCTTTGGATAGAGAATGTAGGAATACTAAAAACCAAGGggaaatatcaaatgaCTCACTTGCTAGTCAAAATTCATTACTTAGAGGTgatattcaagaaaaaaagatcaatgaagatgaagatgatgatctCAGTTACCTGCTGGTAGAGGATAATACCGGTTCTCTTCGATCCAGAAAAGAAGCTGCAATACACTCTACCGGCAAGGCGGATTCGGATGATAGCATTAACGAAGCATTCAAAAGGGCTATACAAAACTTTAaaccatcatcatcgcAAAGAAGTCATGATTGGTATCATGGATCGGCACCATCTTCGAGAAGATTCAGCTCCTATCAAGCAGTAAGTAATTTCTCAAACGAACGGACGGATATAAtctcaaaaagattttcttcattttcaatagaGATCAACAATGGATAA
- the PFK2 gene encoding 6-phosphofructokinase subunit beta (similar to Saccharomyces cerevisiae PFK2 (YMR205C); ancestral locus Anc_6.304) yields the protein MTVNIPLVNGTSYCTLTAHSKETFDKTVDFYCTFLQLERQSYSSNSTFLYNSSISVKLDLEVDEIKQRKAEARYEELKSKSGNKDWRVLVSESLVFNTADIQFNKQTLDHIDAPRQAYPSYLFPMQLYTLDPLGNVVGVTSTKNAVSTMPTHPPVLEEKMPSAIASKAQSYTDLSSCVKTSNNYPSLPKQSKHGRKAIAVMTSGGDAPGMNSNVRAIVRSAIFKGCRAFVVMEGYSGLVHGGPEYIKEYSWEDVRGWSSEGGTNIGTARCMEFKERDGRLLGAQHLIEAGVDALIVCGGDGSLTGADLFRAEWPSLIAELLKNNRITKEQHTRYQHLNICGTVGSIDNDMSTTDATIGAYSALDRICKAIDYVEATANSHSRAFVVEVMGRNCGWLALLAGIATSADYILIPEKPSSSREWQEQMCDIVSKHRKRGKRTTIVIVAEGAISNDLTPISPADVHKVLVEKLGLDTRITTLGHVQRGGTAVAYDRILASLQGVEAVNAVLDTTPDTPSPLIAINENKITRKSLVDSVRLTKSVAEAIHSKDFKKAMSLRDTEFIEHLNNFMAINSADHNEPKLPSDKRLKIAIVNVGAPAGGINSAVYSMATYCMSQGHKPYAIYNGWTGLARHESVRSLDWKSMLGWQSLGGSEIGTNRATPEEADLGMIAYYFQKYQFDGLIIVGGFEAFVSLHQLEKARDSYAAFRIPMVLIPATLSNNVPGSEYSLGSDTALNALMEYCDVIKQSASSTRGRAFVVDVQGGNSGFLATCTSLAVGAQASYVPEEGISLDQLSQDIETLAEAFERSEGRGRFGKLILKSTNASKALSAENLAKVMTAEAEGRFDAKSAIPGHVQQGGLPSPIDRTRATRLAIKAVGFIETKQEIIREARADDEEFNPEDKEIESTAAVLGVKGSHIVFTSIRQLYDFEADVAKRMPKIIHWEGTRAIADHLVGRKIVQ from the coding sequence ATGACTGTTAATATCCCGTTGGTAAATGGTACATCGTATTGTACTCTAACCGCTCATTCGAAGGAAACGTTTGACAAGACAGTTGATTTTTATTGCACGTTCTTACAGTTGGAGAGACAATCGTATTCTTCTAACTCGACGTTTCTATACAACAGTAGCATATCTGTCAAATTAGATTTGGAAGTTGACGAGATCAAACAAAGAAAGGCTGAAGCACGTTATGAAGAGCTGAAAAGTAAAAGTGGAAACAAGGACTGGAGAGTTCTAGTGAGTGAATCGTTAGTGTTCAACACTGCGGACATTCAGTTCAACAAACAAACTCTGGATCATATCGATGCACCACGCCAGGCTTACCCAAGTTATCTCTTCCCAATGCAACTGTACACATTAGATCCTTTGGGCAATGTTGTTGGTGTCACTTCTACCAAGAATGCAGTTAGCACTATGCCAACTCACCCACCAGTATTGGAAGAGAAAATGCCATCAGCTATTGCCTCGAAGGCGCAATCATATACAGACCTCAGTTCGTGTGTCAAGACCAGTAACAATTATCCATCGTTACCAAAACAGTCAAAACATGGCAGGAAAGCTATTGCTGTGATGACTTCTGGTGGTGATGCACCCGGTATGAATTCAAATGTCAGAGCCATTGTTCGTTCtgcaattttcaaaggctGTCGTGCCTTTGTTGTTATGGAAGGTTATTCCGGTCTAGTCCATGGTGGTCCAgaatatatcaaagaataCAGTTGGGAAGACGTTCGTGGATGGTCTAGCGAAGGTGGTACCAATATTGGTACTGCGCGCTGTATGGAGTTCAAAGAACGTGACGGTAGATTGTTGGGTGCCCAGCATTTGATCGAAGCTGGTGTTGATGCTTTAATCGTTTGTGGTGGTGATGGTTCTTTGACTGGTGCAGATTTATTCAGAGCCGAGTGGCCATCATTGATTGCGGagttattgaaaaacaatAGAATCACTAAAGAGCAACACACAAGATATCaacatttgaatatttgtGGTACTGTTGGTTCTATCGATAATGATATGTCGACAACAGATGCTACTATTGGTGCCTACTCAGCCTTGGATAGAATCTGTAAGGCTATCGATTACGTTGAAGCAACTGCAAATTCTCATTCAAGAGCTTTCGTTGTTGAAGTTATGGGTAGAAATTGTGGTTGGTTAGCACTATTAGCAGGTATTGCAACATCTGCTGACTATATCTTAATTCCCGAGAAGCCATCTTCTTCCCGTGAATGGCAAGAACAAATGTGTGACATTGTTTCAAAACATAGAAAGAGAGGTAAGAGAACAACAATTGTTATTGTTGCTGAGGGTGCCATTTCTAATGATTTAACTCCAATTTCACCCGCTGATGTTCACAAAGTCTTAGTTGAAAAGTTAGGTTTGGACACCAGAATTACTACGTTAGGACATGTTCAAAGAGGTGGTACAGCTGTTGCCTATGATCGTATCTTAGCTTCATTACAAGGTGTTGAAGCTGTTAATGCAGTTTTGGATACCACACCAGACACTCCATCACCATTAATTGCCATTAACGAAAATAAAATTACTCGTAAATCTTTAGTTGACTCTGTTAGATTAACCAAATCTGTTGCAGAAGCCATTCACtccaaagatttcaagaaggCGATGTCGTTGAGAGATACGGAATTTATCGAACATTTGAATAACTTCATGGCAATTAACTCAGCTGATCATAATGAACCAAAATTACCATCGGACAAAAGATTAAAAATTGCTATTGTAAATGTCGGTGCACCAGCAGGTGGTATCAACTCAGCTGTTTACTCTATGGCCACCTATTGTATGTCTCAGGGTCACAAACCTTATGCTATTTATAACGGTTGGACCGGTTTAGCTAGACATGAAAGTGTTCGTTCATTGGACTGGAAAAGTATGCTTGGGTGGCAAAGTCTTGGTGGTTCTGAAATCGGTACCAACAGAGCAACTCCTGAAGAAGCTGATCTTGGTATGATCGCATACTACTTCCAAAAGTATCAATTTGATGGTCTAATCATTGTTGGTGGTTTTGAGGCTTTCGTTTCCTTACATCAATTGGAAAAGGCTAGAGATAGTTATGCTGCATTCAGAATTCCTATGGTTTTGATTCCTGCAACTTTATCCAACAACGTTCCCGGTAGTGAGTATTCCCTAGGTTCTGACACAGCTCTTAACGCCTTGATGGAATACTGTGATGTCATCAAGCAGTCCGCTTCGTCTACTAGAGGGAGAGCTTTTGTCGTCGATGTCCAAGGTGGTAACTCCGGTTTCTTAGCTACTTGTACATCACTAGCTGTTGGTGCCCAAGCTTCTTACGTTCCAGAAGAAGGTATTTCATTGGATCAATTATCTCAAGATATTGAAACACTTGCAGAAGCATTTGAGAGATCTGAAGGTAGGGGAAGATTCGGTAAATTGATTCTAAAGAGTACAAATGCTTCGAAGGCTTTAAGTGCTGAGAACTTGGCAAAAGTAATGACTGCAGAAGCTGAGGGTAGATTTGATGCCAAATCTGCTATTCCAGGTCATGTCCAACAAGGTGGTTTGCCATCCCCAATTGACAGGACTAGAGCAACAAGATTAGCAATCAAGGCTGTAGGTTTCATCGAAACCAAACAGGAAATAATTCGTGAAGCTCGTGCAGACGATGAAGAGTTCAACCCAGAGgataaagaaattgaatcaacAGCGGCTGTTTTAGGTGTCAAAGGTTCTCATATCGTTTTCACATCTATTAGACAGCTATACGATTTTGAAGCAGATGTAGCAAAAAGAATGCCAAAGATAATTCATTGGGAAGGTACAAGAGCTATTGCTGATCATTTGGTTGGCAGAAAGATTGTCCAATGA